One Microplitis mediator isolate UGA2020A chromosome 3, iyMicMedi2.1, whole genome shotgun sequence DNA segment encodes these proteins:
- the LOC130665719 gene encoding ADP-ribosylation factor 1, whose product MGNMFATLFKGLFGKKEMRILMVGLDAAGKTTILYKLKLGEIVTTIPTIGFNVETVEYKNISFTVWDVGGQDKIRPLWRHYFQNTQGLIFVVDSNDRERIGEAREELMRMLAEDELRDAVLLIFANKQDLPNAMNAAEITDKLGLHSLRNRNWYIQATCATSGDGLYEGLDWLSNQLKNANR is encoded by the exons ATGGGGAATATGTTTGCGACATTGTTTAAAGGCCTTTTTGGTAAAAAAGAAATGAGAATTTTGATGGTAGGTCTTGATGCTGCTGGTAAAACTACGATACtgtacaaattaaaattaggtgAAATCGTAACGACGATTCCAACTatag gaTTCAATGTAGAGACAgttgagtataaaaatattagtttTACTGTATGGGATGTGGGTGGTCAAGATAAAATCAGACCTCTATGGCGACACTATTTCCAAAATACAcag GGATTAATTTTTGTAGTTGACAGTAATGATAGAGAACGTATTGGGGAAGCACGTGAAGAGTTAATGCGAATGTTGGCAGAAGATGAATTAAGAGATGCTGTTCTTTTAATATTCGCTAACAAACAA gaTTTGCCAAATGCGATGAATGCCGCAGAAATAACAGACAAATTGGGGCTGCACTCGTTACGCAACCGTAACTGGTATATCCAGGCAACGTGTGCCACAAGCGGAGACGGTTTGTACGAGGGTCTTGACTGGCTATCCAATCAACTGAAAAACGCAAACCGCTAA